In Chryseobacterium turcicum, a single window of DNA contains:
- a CDS encoding DNA-directed RNA polymerase subunit omega has translation MSVKDTKAEVNTITYDKDKIEDKVGSIYEAIVIMGKRAEQINAEIRTELHNKLDEFAVHNSTLEEVFENREQIEISKHYEKLPKPTSIAIQEWLDGDIYFRKTEERK, from the coding sequence ATGAGCGTAAAAGATACAAAAGCAGAAGTAAATACTATTACTTACGATAAAGATAAGATTGAAGATAAAGTAGGTTCAATCTATGAAGCTATTGTGATCATGGGGAAAAGAGCAGAACAAATCAATGCAGAAATCCGTACTGAATTACACAATAAATTAGACGAATTTGCTGTTCACAACTCTACTTTGGAAGAAGTTTTCGAAAACAGAGAACAAATCGAAATTTCAAAACATTACGAGAAGCTTCCAAAGCCAACATCTATCGCTATCCAAGAATGGTTAGACGGTGATATTTATTTCAGAAAGACTGAAGAAAGAAAATAA
- a CDS encoding outer membrane protein assembly factor BamD, whose translation MKKYILGIFAIAVLASCKSQQEKALRSADKNFILKAANENFAKKKWKNALALYDRLPNLVAGTDDAPNVVFNSAYANYYDKNYRLAGNQFKNFSVSFPQDNRKEEAAYMSALCYYNGSMDYNLDQTSTELAINELQEFLNAYPNSERSKNINTMIDELSYKLEFKAFENAKQYFKMGDYKATVTTFENVLDDFPSTKLRPKIYDYMMKARYNLAVGSNYELKGERIESALAFTKQVEKELPDTEYSKTALDLRQKLEKEKKDFVVAKKQMEEKMAILTAKQKKIAAKLAEQSKIEQQFKEQIANEKKAMQIQRDSAALHTPPPAATFKIQR comes from the coding sequence ATGAAAAAGTATATTTTAGGTATTTTCGCTATTGCTGTTTTAGCATCATGCAAAAGTCAGCAGGAAAAAGCGCTGAGAAGTGCAGACAAAAACTTTATTCTTAAAGCTGCAAACGAAAATTTTGCTAAAAAGAAATGGAAAAACGCATTGGCACTTTATGACAGACTTCCAAATTTGGTAGCAGGTACAGATGATGCGCCCAATGTGGTTTTCAATTCTGCATATGCCAATTATTATGATAAAAACTATAGACTGGCAGGAAATCAGTTTAAAAACTTCTCGGTAAGTTTCCCTCAGGATAACAGAAAAGAAGAGGCGGCTTATATGTCTGCATTATGTTACTACAATGGATCTATGGATTATAACTTAGATCAAACGAGTACAGAATTGGCAATTAATGAGCTTCAGGAATTTTTGAACGCGTATCCTAATTCTGAAAGATCAAAAAACATCAACACAATGATTGATGAGCTTTCTTATAAATTAGAATTCAAGGCTTTCGAAAATGCTAAGCAATATTTCAAAATGGGAGATTACAAAGCAACTGTAACTACTTTTGAAAATGTTTTGGATGATTTCCCAAGTACAAAGCTTCGTCCGAAAATCTACGATTACATGATGAAAGCACGTTATAATTTAGCTGTAGGTTCAAATTATGAACTAAAAGGCGAGCGTATCGAAAGTGCATTGGCTTTTACCAAACAGGTCGAAAAAGAACTTCCAGATACAGAATATTCTAAAACGGCTTTAGATTTAAGACAAAAACTCGAAAAAGAGAAAAAAGATTTTGTTGTCGCTAAGAAACAAATGGAAGAAAAAATGGCAATACTTACGGCAAAGCAGAAAAAAATTGCCGCTAAGCTTGCAGAACAGAGTAAAATAGAGCAGCAATTTAAAGAACAAATCGCTAACGAGAAGAAAGCAATGCAGATTCAGAGAGACAGTGCGGCGTTACACACACCTCCTCCTGCGGCGACTTTCAAAATCCAAAGATAA
- a CDS encoding TetR/AcrR family transcriptional regulator: MGKKFSEKQIHILDIAEELIAKKGYEGTSVRDICTKANINVAMISYYFGSKEKMMSYLYQYRVLKTRENFSEFADTIKDGRPEMQMKEMIKYIVSQLFRYNYFHGFVTQELRHTENLKDELLDFYQLFVKKLDEVIKKGVTSGVFTFTPKPEDILTTIIGSTLFVIRNKNFYELYVPHKDDESYTKEAEKKVRMNLLMNTFAVLGYSAD; encoded by the coding sequence ATGGGAAAAAAGTTTTCTGAGAAACAGATTCATATTCTTGATATTGCCGAAGAACTTATCGCTAAGAAGGGATATGAGGGAACATCTGTACGAGATATTTGCACCAAGGCTAACATCAATGTGGCTATGATTTCTTATTATTTTGGTTCTAAAGAAAAAATGATGTCTTATCTTTATCAATATCGGGTACTAAAAACAAGAGAAAATTTTTCAGAATTTGCTGATACCATAAAAGACGGCAGACCAGAAATGCAGATGAAAGAAATGATAAAATATATCGTAAGCCAACTTTTCAGATACAATTATTTCCATGGTTTTGTTACACAGGAACTTCGACACACAGAAAATCTTAAGGATGAACTTCTAGATTTTTATCAGCTTTTTGTAAAAAAACTTGATGAAGTCATCAAAAAAGGAGTTACTTCGGGAGTTTTCACCTTTACACCAAAACCTGAGGATATTCTTACAACCATTATTGGTTCTACTTTATTTGTCATCAGAAATAAGAATTTCTATGAACTGTATGTACCTCACAAAGATGATGAATCATACACCAAAGAAGCTGAAAAAAAGGTAAGAATGAATCTTTTAATGAATACTTTTGCTGTTTTGGGCTACTCAGCAGACTAA
- a CDS encoding TatD family hydrolase, translated as MDFFDFHHHKKNISHGIYNLEYDEALPEFLYSIGIHPQDIQLENIDNQFNWLNSNIVENCFAIGECGLDGLISIEPKIQEQVFKKQIEISNEFKKPLIIHCVRKFYEVISFKKMANQPMIIHGFNKKQSIADDLLKNKFYLSFGKAVLYNLSLQNVLKTTPLEKIFLETDNEDFNIQELYLKVSELKGISLEKLNVQILENLETIQHG; from the coding sequence ATGGATTTTTTTGATTTTCATCATCATAAAAAAAATATAAGCCACGGAATTTACAATCTAGAATACGATGAAGCTTTACCGGAATTTCTTTATTCCATAGGAATTCATCCTCAAGATATTCAGTTGGAGAATATTGACAATCAATTTAATTGGTTGAATTCTAATATTGTTGAAAACTGTTTTGCAATTGGTGAATGTGGTCTTGATGGTTTGATTTCTATCGAACCAAAAATACAGGAACAGGTTTTTAAAAAGCAAATTGAAATTTCTAATGAGTTTAAAAAGCCTTTGATTATTCATTGTGTAAGAAAATTTTATGAAGTAATTTCTTTCAAGAAAATGGCAAATCAACCGATGATTATTCACGGATTTAACAAAAAACAGAGCATTGCTGATGATTTGCTTAAAAATAAATTTTATTTGAGTTTTGGAAAAGCTGTTTTGTATAATCTATCTTTGCAGAATGTTTTAAAGACAACTCCTTTAGAAAAAATATTTCTGGAAACTGATAATGAGGATTTTAATATTCAAGAGTTATATCTAAAAGTTTCAGAATTGAAAGGGATTTCTTTAGAAAAACTTAATGTACAGATTTTAGAAAATTTAGAAACGATTCAGCATGGATAA
- a CDS encoding tRNA threonylcarbamoyladenosine dehydratase: MDKVWLERTELLIKEEGVEKLNKAAVLVVGLGGVGSFAAEFLARSGVGKMTIVDGDTVDITNINRQLPALHSTVGKHKVDVVAERLMDINPNLELIKVNEFLNPERMAEILDGGNFDYILDCIDSVSPKVSLIIAARRRKIKIVSSMGAGGKSDPSKVIVRDIHKTQHCHLAREVRKRLKKEKIDKGIRCVFSDEIQDEDSLKMTDGTNYKRSFYGTISFLPAIFGLYAAAEVINHLLKKD, from the coding sequence ATGGATAAAGTTTGGCTTGAAAGAACAGAATTACTGATAAAAGAAGAAGGTGTTGAAAAATTAAACAAAGCAGCTGTTTTGGTTGTGGGTTTGGGTGGAGTAGGTTCTTTTGCCGCTGAGTTTTTAGCCAGATCCGGTGTCGGGAAAATGACAATTGTAGATGGTGATACTGTAGATATTACGAATATTAACAGGCAGCTTCCTGCTCTGCATTCTACTGTAGGAAAACATAAAGTAGATGTTGTTGCAGAAAGATTGATGGATATCAATCCGAATCTTGAGTTGATAAAAGTGAATGAATTTTTAAATCCTGAAAGAATGGCAGAAATTCTAGATGGTGGAAATTTCGATTATATATTAGATTGTATTGATAGCGTTAGCCCGAAAGTATCATTAATTATTGCGGCAAGACGCAGAAAAATAAAAATTGTAAGCTCGATGGGAGCCGGCGGAAAATCTGATCCTTCTAAAGTTATCGTTCGAGATATTCACAAAACTCAGCATTGTCATCTTGCAAGAGAAGTCAGAAAAAGACTTAAAAAAGAAAAAATTGATAAAGGAATACGTTGTGTGTTTTCAGATGAAATTCAGGATGAAGATAGCTTGAAAATGACCGATGGAACCAATTATAAAAGATCTTTTTATGGAACCATCAGTTTTCTTCCTGCAATTTTTGGACTGTACGCTGCTGCAGAAGTTATCAACCACTTACTGAAGAAAGATTAA
- the rnpA gene encoding ribonuclease P protein component, translating to MSDFKYPKQEKLKKDTEITLLFAKGKWRSCGNLRIIILKNHQDLQNENVKLGVSVSKRYFKKAVHRNRIKRLLRECYRLNKDLFKASFGEKTIAMMFWVSNELPEKFQVVEAEFIKLCEAQKKQQ from the coding sequence ATGTCAGATTTTAAATATCCAAAACAAGAAAAGCTCAAAAAAGATACCGAGATTACTTTACTTTTTGCAAAAGGTAAATGGAGAAGTTGCGGAAATTTGCGAATTATCATTCTTAAAAACCATCAGGATTTACAAAATGAAAATGTAAAACTAGGAGTTTCGGTTTCTAAAAGATATTTTAAAAAAGCGGTGCACAGAAATCGTATAAAAAGACTTTTGAGAGAATGCTACCGTTTAAATAAAGACCTTTTTAAAGCAAGTTTTGGTGAAAAAACTATCGCTATGATGTTTTGGGTTTCGAATGAGCTTCCTGAAAAATTTCAGGTGGTAGAGGCAGAATTTATCAAGCTTTGTGAAGCTCAGAAAAAACAGCAATAA
- a CDS encoding DUF4126 domain-containing protein — MLDQIPYLPYVLSAFIGIGLAAATGFRVFLPMFAVSLASYFQWIPMNESFEWLSGLPALITTGIATLAEILAYYIPIVDHLLDTVSVPMATIAGSVLFASQFADLGTFPQWGLALIAGGGTAATISSGFAGIRAASTATTGGLGNPVVGTTETAGAGIMTVLAMVAPVIAAFLAILIVIAVVILARKALKKLRKRKEVSNSKV, encoded by the coding sequence ATGCTAGACCAAATTCCTTATCTTCCCTATGTTCTGAGTGCATTTATCGGAATCGGACTTGCTGCGGCAACCGGTTTTAGAGTATTTTTACCAATGTTTGCGGTGAGTTTAGCTTCTTATTTTCAATGGATTCCCATGAATGAAAGTTTTGAATGGCTTTCCGGTCTTCCGGCGTTAATTACCACAGGAATTGCCACTTTAGCAGAAATTTTAGCCTATTATATTCCAATTGTTGACCATTTACTCGATACCGTTTCTGTTCCGATGGCAACGATTGCAGGTTCTGTACTTTTTGCGAGTCAGTTTGCTGATTTAGGAACGTTTCCACAATGGGGATTGGCTTTGATCGCAGGAGGTGGAACTGCAGCAACAATCAGTTCGGGGTTTGCAGGAATTCGAGCTGCTTCTACTGCAACAACCGGAGGTTTGGGAAATCCTGTTGTAGGAACTACCGAAACAGCAGGTGCCGGGATTATGACTGTTTTGGCAATGGTTGCTCCGGTAATAGCAGCTTTTCTGGCAATTTTGATTGTAATTGCTGTGGTGATTTTAGCTAGAAAGGCTTTGAAGAAATTACGAAAACGAAAGGAAGTCTCGAATAGTAAGGTTTAA
- a CDS encoding nitrilase-related carbon-nitrogen hydrolase, producing the protein MKIIGLNQDIIWKNKNENFQLIENQLQNQEADLFLLPEMFSTGFCMDAAEVSDKNEESLAFLKKISKEKNAAFSGSASIKVDNQFFNRMYFVKPNSEVTFYDKRHLFSFSGEDKIYTPGKERAIVEHLGIRFLLQVCYDLRFPVFARNNDDYDAILYVANWPEKRVGAWEHLLKARAIENLSYVFGLNRIGTDGNDLFYKESSHCFFADGKEISQKNGNLVSAELNLEELKDFRNHFQFLNDRDCFEIK; encoded by the coding sequence ATGAAAATTATAGGCTTAAATCAGGATATCATCTGGAAAAACAAAAACGAAAACTTTCAATTAATTGAAAACCAACTACAAAATCAAGAAGCAGATTTATTTCTTCTCCCAGAAATGTTTTCTACAGGATTTTGCATGGATGCTGCTGAAGTTTCAGATAAAAATGAAGAATCTTTAGCATTTTTAAAGAAAATTTCAAAAGAGAAAAACGCAGCATTCTCGGGAAGTGCTTCTATAAAAGTTGACAATCAGTTTTTTAATAGAATGTATTTTGTGAAACCCAATTCTGAAGTAACATTTTATGATAAACGGCATTTATTTTCCTTTTCAGGTGAAGATAAAATCTATACCCCGGGAAAAGAAAGAGCTATTGTAGAACATCTTGGAATTCGGTTTCTGTTGCAGGTTTGCTATGATTTGAGATTTCCGGTTTTTGCGAGAAACAATGATGACTATGACGCTATTTTATATGTTGCCAACTGGCCGGAAAAAAGAGTTGGAGCCTGGGAACATTTACTGAAAGCAAGAGCTATTGAGAATCTGTCATATGTATTCGGTTTAAACAGAATAGGAACCGATGGAAATGATCTTTTTTACAAGGAAAGTTCCCATTGTTTTTTTGCAGATGGCAAAGAAATTTCTCAGAAGAATGGAAATCTGGTTTCAGCAGAGTTAAATTTAGAAGAGCTTAAAGATTTCAGAAATCATTTTCAGTTTTTGAATGATAGAGATTGTTTTGAAATTAAATAA
- a CDS encoding DUF6646 family protein, translating to MKKLVFMLMVFTGVAVSAQAYTGKGDQKVNLGFNAWGYGTGISATYDYGLNQLISVGAGANAYFDGYKDNNKDNRVFIFGRVNFHLREALELPEKLDIYPGVDLGVLGRDFGIGAHIGARYFFTEKVGVFAEVGNNGSLGVSFNF from the coding sequence ATGAAGAAATTGGTTTTTATGTTGATGGTTTTTACCGGAGTGGCAGTCAGTGCACAAGCTTATACGGGAAAAGGCGACCAGAAAGTTAATTTAGGATTCAATGCATGGGGGTATGGTACTGGGATTTCCGCAACTTATGATTATGGTTTAAACCAACTTATATCTGTCGGAGCTGGTGCAAATGCTTATTTTGATGGTTACAAAGACAACAATAAAGACAATAGGGTTTTTATATTTGGAAGGGTTAATTTCCATTTAAGGGAAGCTTTAGAACTGCCTGAAAAATTAGATATTTATCCTGGAGTTGATTTGGGAGTGCTCGGAAGAGACTTTGGCATTGGTGCTCACATTGGCGCTAGATATTTCTTTACAGAAAAAGTGGGTGTTTTCGCAGAGGTGGGAAATAACGGAAGTCTGGGAGTTTCTTTCAATTTTTAA
- the rseP gene encoding RIP metalloprotease RseP, with protein sequence MELAIKIFQFILSISILVILHELGHFLPAKYFKTKVEKFYLFFDPYFSIVKKKIGETEYGIGWLPFGGYVKIAGMVDESMDTEQLKQPAQPWEFRAKPAWQRLIIMMGGVTVNFFLAWIIYGCLSFFNGETSFDTAKVNAPMNYTSVAKGMGFQDGDKILKVDGKTQNNLDKLALDVLLSDEITVLRNGKEVTFPTNDDGKAMAFKDENPRAFLTPRFPAVIDSIFNPKTAQAGLKVGDQVVAVDGKKISYYDEFQETVRNNAGKDLKVDVMRGDAIQPLVLSVSKEGTLGLASYKQLTKFYETKHFTFIESIGRGFTRSIESLTYQVKQFKLIFNKKVQGYKKVGGPLAIIKNMPVDKANDGSVSIDWTAFWSFTAMFSVWLAFLNLIPIPGLDGGHVIFTLYEMIVGKPVPQKVLENAQMVGVIFLLGLMLLIFGADIFKIITNKF encoded by the coding sequence ATGGAATTAGCAATTAAGATCTTTCAATTTATATTAAGCATCTCTATCTTAGTAATTCTTCACGAGCTTGGGCATTTCTTACCCGCAAAATACTTTAAAACCAAAGTAGAAAAATTTTATCTTTTCTTCGACCCTTATTTTTCTATCGTAAAGAAAAAAATCGGTGAAACTGAATACGGAATTGGATGGCTTCCTTTTGGAGGTTATGTGAAAATTGCCGGAATGGTAGACGAAAGTATGGATACTGAGCAATTGAAGCAACCTGCACAACCGTGGGAATTCAGAGCTAAACCGGCTTGGCAGAGATTGATCATTATGATGGGTGGAGTTACCGTAAACTTCTTCTTGGCTTGGATTATTTACGGATGTCTTTCTTTCTTTAATGGAGAGACTTCTTTTGATACTGCTAAGGTCAATGCTCCGATGAATTATACGAGTGTTGCTAAAGGAATGGGTTTTCAGGATGGAGATAAAATCTTGAAGGTTGACGGAAAAACTCAGAATAATCTTGATAAACTAGCCTTAGACGTTCTTTTGAGTGACGAAATTACTGTTTTGAGAAACGGAAAAGAAGTGACTTTCCCTACGAATGATGATGGTAAAGCAATGGCTTTCAAAGATGAAAATCCTAGAGCATTTCTTACGCCAAGATTTCCTGCGGTAATTGATTCTATTTTTAATCCTAAAACGGCGCAAGCTGGTTTAAAGGTAGGTGACCAAGTGGTTGCTGTCGATGGAAAGAAAATTTCTTATTATGATGAATTTCAGGAGACAGTAAGAAACAACGCTGGAAAAGACCTTAAAGTAGACGTAATGAGAGGTGATGCAATTCAGCCGCTTGTTTTATCGGTATCTAAAGAAGGAACTTTAGGTTTGGCTTCTTATAAGCAATTGACTAAATTCTATGAAACAAAACATTTTACTTTTATAGAATCTATCGGAAGAGGTTTCACAAGAAGCATTGAGAGTTTGACTTACCAAGTGAAACAGTTTAAATTAATCTTCAACAAAAAAGTACAAGGATATAAAAAAGTTGGTGGGCCATTGGCAATCATCAAAAATATGCCTGTTGATAAAGCAAATGATGGAAGCGTATCTATCGACTGGACGGCTTTCTGGAGCTTTACGGCAATGTTCTCTGTTTGGTTAGCGTTCTTAAACTTAATTCCAATCCCGGGATTAGATGGTGGTCACGTTATTTTTACGTTGTATGAAATGATTGTTGGTAAACCAGTTCCGCAGAAAGTTTTAGAAAATGCTCAAATGGTTGGGGTTATCTTCCTGTTAGGCTTAATGTTACTGATTTTTGGAGCAGACATATTTAAAATTATCACCAATAAATTTTAA
- a CDS encoding helix-turn-helix transcriptional regulator gives MQILRLREILKEKNMTGKKLAELVNVTEASITNLTKGDSLPRKELLLSIAKTLDVDVRDLFIPTKKKLSEKIFVQREDGTYKNIGEIIVDDPDNV, from the coding sequence ATGCAGATTTTAAGACTTAGAGAAATTTTGAAAGAAAAAAACATGACCGGTAAAAAATTAGCCGAATTGGTAAATGTTACTGAGGCATCAATAACAAATCTTACAAAAGGTGATAGTTTGCCTCGAAAAGAATTACTTCTTTCAATTGCGAAAACATTAGATGTAGATGTTCGGGATTTATTCATTCCAACTAAAAAGAAGCTATCTGAAAAAATATTCGTTCAGAGAGAGGATGGAACCTATAAAAATATTGGTGAAATTATAGTTGACGATCCGGATAATGTATGA